One genomic segment of Pecten maximus unplaced genomic scaffold, xPecMax1.1, whole genome shotgun sequence includes these proteins:
- the LOC117320217 gene encoding monocarboxylate transporter 13-like yields the protein MSTDEEACISESFHLKCTNEEESGKDKGDNYPIDYEVDEPELSPDGGWGWVIVFSSLMIHIILFGIEKSSGIFFLKFDEAFQQPASITAWVTTVPGGLRSILGPLCSLLTNKFSFRPVVLAGAILMALGMLLTGFASNMALIFFSFAIVEGLGMCLVYSPAVVIVGKYFTKRRGLAVGIASSSFGSFLFPTFIEFAFDYYGYMGAFLLLSGITLNIIVCGSLFTPPPERKLRR from the exons ATGTCGACAGATGAAGAAGCTTGTATTTCTGAATCATTTCATCTCAAATGTACCAACGAGGAGGAATCGGGAAAggacaagggagacaactaccCCATTGATTATGAAGTCGACGAGCCGGAGCTATCTCCAGATGGAGGCTGGGGATGGGTAATTGTGTTTAGCAGCCTGATGATCCATATCATTTTAT TTGGAATTGAAAAATCGTCGGGAATATTTTTCCTTAAGTTTGATGAAGCATTCCAGCAACCAGCTAGTATCACTGCCTGGGTAACCACAGTTCCTGGAGGTCTACGTTCAATTCTAG GACCCCTGTGTAGCCTGCTGACAAACAAATTCTCGTTCCGCCCCGTCGTCCTGGCAGGAGCTATCCTGATGGCACTAGGGATGTTGCTGACGGGATTCGCCAGTAATATGGCGTTGATCTTCTTCAGTTTTGCCATTGTTGAAG GCCTGGGAATGTGCCTAGTGTATTCACCAGCAGTCGTCATCGTCGGCAAGTACTTCACCAAAAGACGGGGACTGGCTGTAGGCATCGCGTCCTCAAGTTTTGGATCATTTCTCTTCCCAACCTTTATCGAATTCGCTTTTGACTATTACGGATATATGGGTGCGTTTTTATTGTTATCGGGGATAACTTTAAACATCATTGTGTGTGGAAGTTTATTTACACCTCCTCCTGAAAGGAAACTTCGGAGAAG